One stretch of Nocardia mangyaensis DNA includes these proteins:
- a CDS encoding TetR/AcrR family transcriptional regulator, which translates to MVSVLPGDTRAESARAERRRIVLTAAREIFVRHGYHGASMDDIGIRAGMSKPVLYTHFPSKLDLYLAVLQIYLDRMVEGTREALNSPPGEHKVRRAVRSYFDFVDQDAGGHTLVFESAVPSEPVVRWRVRNAMAECAVLVSAELRAAGMPDARAYTCAFGLVGASHAAARHWLDAGRPIPKDDAIDTTVALYWTGLSGIRQAAAQFAAAGNGEPSSRSSLGS; encoded by the coding sequence ATGGTGAGCGTGCTGCCCGGCGACACCCGCGCCGAGAGCGCCCGGGCCGAACGACGCCGGATCGTGCTCACCGCGGCGCGGGAGATCTTCGTGCGGCACGGCTATCACGGTGCGAGCATGGACGACATCGGGATCAGGGCCGGGATGAGCAAACCGGTGCTGTACACGCACTTTCCGAGCAAACTCGACCTCTATCTGGCCGTGCTGCAGATCTATCTGGACCGCATGGTCGAGGGCACCCGGGAGGCACTGAACTCTCCGCCGGGCGAGCACAAGGTGCGGCGCGCTGTGCGCTCCTACTTCGACTTCGTCGACCAGGACGCGGGCGGGCACACCCTGGTCTTCGAATCGGCGGTGCCCAGCGAACCGGTGGTGCGGTGGCGGGTGCGCAATGCCATGGCCGAATGCGCGGTACTGGTGAGCGCCGAACTGCGCGCGGCGGGAATGCCGGACGCCCGGGCCTACACGTGCGCGTTCGGCCTGGTCGGGGCGAGTCACGCGGCCGCGCGCCACTGGCTCGACGCCGGGCGGCCGATTCCGAAGGACGACGCGATCGATACCACGGTCGCGCTGTACTGGACCGGGCTGTCCGGAATCCGGCAGGCGGCGGCTCAGTTCGCGGCGGCGGGCAACGGGGAGCCGTCGAGCAGGTCGTCGCTGGGGAGCTGA
- a CDS encoding TetR family transcriptional regulator, producing MRAAGAATRERILDAAKAEFARYGVAGARINRIAAAARASKDRLYAYFPGKNELYAAVTERWTGEVSAETALSAEDVPAYVGRLFDHFVAHPDNARLQAWADLEPSGDHVAQALRATLETKHAELRRGQRAGLITADIAAPLLLLMLTDLARTTATRARFAAEHSGSDQLAAQRAATVLAAQRITAP from the coding sequence ATGCGTGCGGCAGGAGCGGCGACCAGGGAACGAATACTGGACGCGGCGAAGGCGGAATTCGCGCGGTACGGCGTCGCGGGCGCGCGGATCAACCGGATCGCGGCGGCGGCACGTGCCAGCAAGGACCGGCTCTACGCCTATTTCCCCGGCAAGAACGAACTCTATGCCGCGGTCACCGAGCGCTGGACCGGTGAGGTCAGCGCCGAGACCGCCCTCAGCGCCGAGGACGTACCCGCCTACGTCGGCCGCCTGTTCGACCACTTCGTCGCCCACCCCGACAACGCCCGCCTCCAGGCCTGGGCGGATCTGGAACCCTCCGGCGACCACGTCGCCCAGGCACTGCGCGCCACCCTCGAGACCAAACACGCCGAACTGCGCCGCGGCCAGCGCGCGGGCTTGATCACCGCCGACATAGCGGCTCCCCTGCTGTTGCTCATGCTCACCGACCTGGCCCGCACCACCGCCACCCGCGCCCGCTTCGCCGCCGAGCACTCCGGCAGCGATCAGCTGGCGGCCCAGCGTGCGGCGACAGTCCTTGCCGCCCAACGCATCACGGCCCCATAG
- a CDS encoding alpha/beta fold hydrolase, whose translation MTQISHSRRGSGSPIVLVHGLGSRWQVFTPILDRLAEQHEVIAVDLPGFGESPAQDTVRPGPRGYADWLTGWLSDNDIRRPHVVGSSMGGGIAIELGRAGVASAVTAFSPVGFYGTAGRRWTHGLLTGMRGAARLAGPALGRAVDHRIGRFALLSAMFGKPDRVTPAAARIDLAGLAGATAFTAARDDFANYTLSVGEDLGALREIPVTIAWGTRDVVLIHRTQSERARAVLPFARHVDLPGCGHLPFSDEPDGCARLVLENVRQM comes from the coding sequence ATGACGCAGATCTCCCACAGTCGCCGAGGCAGCGGCTCGCCGATCGTGCTCGTGCACGGCCTCGGGAGTCGCTGGCAGGTGTTCACGCCGATCCTGGACCGACTCGCCGAACAGCACGAGGTGATCGCGGTCGATCTCCCCGGCTTCGGTGAATCCCCCGCACAGGACACGGTGCGGCCCGGTCCGCGCGGCTACGCCGACTGGCTCACCGGATGGCTGTCCGACAACGACATCCGCCGCCCGCACGTGGTCGGCAGTTCGATGGGCGGTGGCATCGCGATCGAACTCGGCCGCGCCGGGGTGGCCTCGGCGGTCACCGCCTTCTCCCCGGTCGGCTTCTACGGCACCGCCGGACGCCGCTGGACCCATGGCCTGCTCACCGGGATGCGTGGCGCCGCCCGCCTCGCCGGTCCCGCCCTCGGCCGGGCGGTCGATCACCGGATCGGCCGATTCGCGCTGCTCTCGGCGATGTTCGGCAAGCCCGATCGCGTCACCCCCGCGGCGGCGCGGATCGACCTGGCCGGACTCGCCGGTGCCACGGCGTTCACCGCGGCCCGCGACGACTTCGCCAACTACACGCTGAGTGTGGGTGAGGACCTCGGCGCGCTGCGCGAGATCCCGGTGACCATCGCCTGGGGCACTCGCGACGTCGTGCTGATCCACCGCACGCAGAGCGAGCGGGCCCGTGCGGTGCTGCCGTTCGCGCGGCACGTGGACCTGCCCGGCTGTGGGCACCTGCCCTTCAGCGACGAACCGGACGGGTGCGCGCGCCTGGTCCTCGAGAACGTGAGGCAGATGTGA
- a CDS encoding NAD(P)-dependent alcohol dehydrogenase: protein MRTTAVLSRDPKADFSIEPVEIDEPRSGEILVRITAAGICHTDLATRRAGAADRPVLLGHEGAGLVEAVGPEVRTVRPGDPVVLTFRHCGACANCAADRPAYCLRSVALNQFGRRGHDTPRLTVDGAPILDGFFGQSSFAGYALTTQDNTIVVDPAVDLALAAPFGCGFQTGAGAVLNVLRPEPGAWLAVYGAGAVGMAALLAARSIAGVHVAVVETSAARRELALELGADAALDPADGDTVARIRELTGGGATHALDTTGIPAVLGEAVAALGIGATVVAVGLGLGTPPIDVSDIVLRGKTIRGCLEGDSVPATFVPQLLDLHAEGRFPVERLITRYPHTDIATALADQRAGRVVKPVLTW from the coding sequence ATGCGCACCACGGCGGTCCTGTCGCGCGATCCCAAGGCGGACTTCTCGATCGAACCGGTCGAGATCGACGAACCCCGATCCGGGGAGATCCTGGTGCGGATCACCGCGGCCGGGATCTGCCACACCGACCTGGCGACCCGCCGCGCCGGCGCCGCCGACCGGCCGGTCCTGCTCGGGCACGAGGGCGCCGGCCTGGTCGAAGCGGTCGGACCCGAGGTCCGCACTGTGCGGCCGGGCGACCCTGTGGTGCTCACCTTTCGGCACTGCGGCGCCTGCGCCAACTGCGCCGCGGATCGCCCGGCCTACTGTCTTCGGTCCGTCGCGCTCAACCAGTTCGGTCGCCGCGGCCACGACACCCCGCGGCTGACCGTCGACGGCGCGCCGATCCTGGACGGATTCTTCGGCCAGTCCAGCTTCGCCGGCTACGCGCTGACCACCCAGGACAACACCATCGTGGTCGACCCCGCGGTGGATCTGGCGCTGGCGGCCCCGTTCGGCTGTGGTTTCCAGACCGGCGCGGGCGCGGTGCTCAACGTGCTGCGTCCCGAGCCGGGAGCCTGGCTCGCGGTGTATGGCGCGGGCGCGGTCGGGATGGCCGCGCTACTGGCTGCCCGCTCCATCGCCGGAGTTCATGTGGCCGTCGTCGAAACCTCCGCCGCACGCAGGGAACTCGCGCTGGAGCTGGGTGCCGACGCCGCGCTCGACCCCGCCGACGGGGACACCGTGGCGCGGATCCGCGAACTCACCGGCGGCGGCGCGACCCACGCGCTGGACACCACCGGCATCCCGGCCGTGCTCGGGGAGGCCGTCGCCGCGCTCGGCATCGGTGCCACGGTGGTCGCCGTCGGCCTCGGGCTCGGCACACCGCCGATCGATGTCAGCGATATCGTGCTGCGCGGCAAGACGATTCGTGGCTGCCTCGAAGGCGACAGTGTCCCGGCAACCTTCGTGCCGCAGCTGCTCGACCTGCACGCCGAAGGCCGGTTCCCGGTGGAGCGGCTCATCACGCGCTATCCGCACACCGACATCGCCACGGCCTTGGCCGACCAGCGCGCGGGCCGAGTGGTCAAGCCGGTGCTGACATGGTGA
- a CDS encoding TetR/AcrR family transcriptional regulator, which yields MTVQRPRRTQAERRASTRARILACTAECLLERGYAATTVSAVQERTGLARGTVQHHFPTRAELLIAATTEVVDIRLARFRHEAELLPPGRDRLQSVVDLAWRDLNSPAFFTALDLWVAARTDADLRERLVHEERRVFTEMRRLYVEVLGEPYASDPRAQILVEFTIDLLTGLSMTAMLTGTLGEREAVVRRWKRALAVLVGQLPSDDLLDGSPLPAAAN from the coding sequence GTGACCGTGCAACGACCCCGCCGTACCCAGGCCGAGCGCCGGGCCTCGACCAGGGCCAGGATCTTGGCCTGTACCGCGGAATGCCTGCTCGAACGCGGCTACGCGGCCACCACGGTGAGCGCGGTGCAGGAACGCACCGGACTGGCCCGCGGCACCGTGCAACACCATTTCCCCACCAGGGCCGAACTGCTCATCGCGGCCACCACCGAGGTCGTCGACATCCGCCTCGCGCGTTTCCGGCACGAGGCCGAACTGCTCCCCCCCGGCCGCGACCGGCTGCAGTCCGTCGTCGACCTGGCCTGGCGCGACCTCAACAGCCCGGCCTTCTTCACCGCCCTGGACCTGTGGGTCGCCGCGCGCACCGACGCCGACCTGCGCGAACGGCTCGTGCACGAGGAGCGGCGGGTGTTCACCGAGATGCGCAGGCTCTATGTCGAGGTGCTCGGCGAGCCCTACGCCTCGGACCCGCGCGCGCAGATCCTGGTCGAGTTCACCATCGACCTGCTGACCGGTCTGTCGATGACGGCCATGCTCACCGGCACCCTCGGTGAGCGCGAGGCCGTCGTACGGCGCTGGAAGCGCGCGCTGGCGGTACTGGTGGGTCAGCTCCCCAGCGACGACCTGCTCGACGGCTCCCCGTTGCCCGCCGCCGCGAACTGA
- a CDS encoding DUF4334 domain-containing protein — MGADKPRWQQLREQAEGVSTAELDDLWTRLRPARAEEVLGSWRGDAFQTGHPLCRALPASRWYGKDFLALDDAKPLICRGEDGTLFSNVELGQGEATLWNIEFRGEVTATMVYDGRAVFDHFKWLDSTTLMGIMNGRAELVLSRGEHFYFLLERVS; from the coding sequence ATGGGCGCGGACAAGCCACGCTGGCAGCAACTCCGGGAACAGGCCGAGGGGGTCTCGACCGCCGAACTGGACGACCTGTGGACGCGGCTACGCCCGGCTCGCGCCGAGGAGGTCCTCGGATCGTGGCGCGGCGACGCCTTTCAGACCGGTCATCCGCTGTGCCGGGCGCTGCCCGCGAGCCGGTGGTACGGCAAGGACTTCCTGGCCCTCGACGATGCCAAGCCGTTGATCTGCCGCGGCGAAGACGGCACGCTGTTCTCGAATGTCGAACTGGGACAGGGTGAGGCGACACTGTGGAACATCGAGTTCCGCGGCGAGGTCACCGCCACCATGGTCTACGACGGCCGCGCGGTGTTCGACCACTTCAAATGGCTCGACTCCACCACGCTGATGGGGATCATGAACGGGCGCGCCGAGCTGGTCCTGTCCCGCGGCGAGCACTTCTACTTCCTGCTGGAACGGGTGTCCTGA
- a CDS encoding AfsR/SARP family transcriptional regulator, which produces MKSGRFRIDVLGPLRARTLDGVEVTPGGTLPRKLLSLLILRRGRTVTADAAIELLWPTGGPTDPVAALHNQIARLRRVLPDLITSVPDGYCLDPHKVDVEADELTDALANPTVENTRTVERILDRWRGPAYQDLEDYPDAAPDLAHWEELRTRACEYSAEHRLTRGDTDGLAAHLRALVDQHPLRERPRALLMDVLVATDRHADALRIYDEFRRLLADELGIDPSPELAAAHRRILDSAGMAQWSPESRLPLPPTSLIGRDEMLTELVALTRECRLLTLAGPGGVGKTRLLLELGHRLAVARPEIPVMLCELGRVETATLNEALAAGLRIDQRPGVPLVERVAAVVGGAEVMVLLDNCEHVLGPIAGFVEQLMARCAGVRVVTTSRERLRAAGEHVRPVPPLPADGPDSAAVRLFLERARAVGVVEGDAARQVAGIVARLDGLPLAIELAAARMYSHDLAEIAAGLEQPFEFLSAGYRTSIRHGSLSAAVAWSFTLLDERRRRVFTELSAFTESFEVAAAAAICELPVTEVAELLTQLVEGSLVMRYPGRRYVLLETLRAFGREQLRAEGRETIVDGRHAHFTVVWVEQANQRLALSGSSAIREIDDHVGELHRALDWLLAHGEPREAGRIVAALSDYGLLRLRPDVLGWADQVLAAAPEDIGQVAAQVWAVAAYAAWMVGDIDESGRRARRSIECADLAADSLPARVFGANGVYELFAGRLAESARWYDRAAERADAVGDRAYRLIPQGTAIMVRGYAHDPDAPGLAAELIAETGDNTSPYAAYAWYCAGEAILDTDPELARERLETALHIAELTATTFVTGVAGASKASLDVRAGRYDGAASTYPRLIRHWRRAGMWATQWVMLRSIAHLLEGLGRPEDAALLEGAIRAAPIGQRPSGADGTAMDELAARLRAALGDERYETARRRGAAMDGDNLIEYVSSAL; this is translated from the coding sequence GTGAAATCTGGTCGATTTCGGATCGACGTGCTCGGCCCGCTGCGCGCACGTACGCTCGACGGTGTCGAGGTCACCCCCGGCGGCACACTCCCACGCAAACTCCTGAGCCTGCTCATTCTGCGTCGCGGCAGGACGGTCACCGCCGACGCCGCGATCGAACTGCTCTGGCCGACGGGTGGTCCCACCGATCCGGTGGCCGCGCTGCACAACCAGATCGCTCGATTGCGGCGGGTCTTGCCCGACCTCATCACCTCGGTCCCCGACGGCTACTGCCTGGACCCACACAAGGTCGATGTCGAGGCCGATGAACTCACCGATGCGCTCGCGAACCCGACCGTCGAGAACACCCGAACAGTGGAACGCATTCTCGACCGCTGGCGCGGCCCCGCCTACCAAGACCTGGAGGACTACCCCGACGCCGCCCCCGACCTCGCCCACTGGGAGGAACTCCGAACCCGAGCCTGCGAGTACTCCGCGGAACACCGCCTCACCAGAGGCGACACCGACGGCCTCGCCGCCCACCTGCGCGCCCTCGTCGACCAACACCCGCTCCGTGAGCGCCCTCGCGCCCTGCTCATGGACGTCCTCGTCGCCACCGACCGCCACGCCGACGCCCTGCGGATCTATGACGAGTTCCGCCGCCTGCTCGCCGACGAGCTGGGCATCGACCCCTCCCCCGAGCTCGCGGCCGCACATCGCCGGATCCTGGATTCCGCGGGGATGGCGCAATGGTCCCCGGAGAGTCGGCTGCCGTTGCCGCCGACATCCCTGATCGGGCGCGACGAGATGCTGACAGAACTGGTGGCGCTGACGCGGGAATGCCGGTTGTTGACGCTGGCAGGGCCCGGCGGTGTCGGGAAGACGCGGCTGTTGCTGGAACTAGGACATCGGCTGGCGGTGGCGCGGCCGGAAATCCCAGTGATGTTGTGCGAGCTGGGGCGAGTGGAGACGGCGACGCTGAACGAGGCGCTCGCGGCGGGCCTGCGGATCGATCAACGGCCAGGGGTGCCGCTGGTCGAGCGGGTCGCGGCAGTGGTGGGTGGCGCCGAAGTGATGGTGCTGCTCGACAACTGCGAACATGTGCTCGGGCCGATCGCCGGGTTCGTGGAGCAGTTGATGGCTCGGTGCGCGGGAGTTCGGGTGGTGACGACGAGTCGGGAGCGGTTGCGCGCGGCGGGGGAACACGTGCGTCCTGTTCCGCCGTTGCCAGCCGACGGGCCGGATTCGGCTGCGGTGCGGCTGTTCCTGGAGCGTGCGCGGGCTGTGGGCGTGGTGGAGGGCGATGCGGCCCGGCAGGTGGCGGGGATCGTCGCGCGGCTGGACGGCTTGCCGTTGGCGATCGAGTTGGCTGCGGCGCGGATGTATTCGCACGACCTGGCCGAGATCGCGGCCGGGTTGGAGCAACCGTTCGAGTTCCTGTCGGCGGGGTATCGGACATCGATTCGGCACGGGTCGTTGTCGGCGGCGGTGGCGTGGTCGTTCACGTTGCTGGACGAGCGTCGCCGGCGGGTGTTCACCGAGCTGTCGGCGTTCACGGAGTCGTTCGAGGTGGCCGCTGCGGCCGCGATCTGTGAGCTGCCGGTGACCGAGGTGGCCGAACTGCTGACGCAGTTGGTGGAGGGGTCGCTGGTCATGCGGTATCCGGGTCGGCGGTATGTGCTGCTCGAGACGTTGCGGGCATTCGGCAGGGAGCAGCTGCGGGCCGAGGGGCGGGAGACGATCGTGGACGGTCGACACGCGCACTTCACAGTGGTCTGGGTCGAGCAGGCGAACCAGCGGCTCGCGTTGTCGGGAAGTTCGGCGATTCGCGAGATCGATGACCACGTCGGCGAGTTGCATCGCGCGCTGGACTGGCTGCTGGCACACGGGGAGCCGCGCGAGGCGGGGCGGATCGTCGCGGCGCTGTCGGACTACGGTCTGTTGCGGCTGCGACCGGATGTGCTGGGGTGGGCCGACCAGGTGCTGGCGGCGGCACCGGAGGACATCGGGCAGGTAGCGGCGCAGGTGTGGGCGGTGGCCGCGTACGCAGCGTGGATGGTCGGCGACATCGATGAGTCGGGCAGACGCGCTCGCCGCTCGATCGAATGTGCCGACCTCGCAGCGGATTCCCTGCCGGCCCGGGTGTTCGGGGCCAACGGCGTGTACGAGCTGTTCGCGGGCAGGCTGGCGGAGTCCGCTCGCTGGTACGACCGAGCCGCCGAGCGGGCGGATGCGGTGGGCGACCGAGCCTATCGGCTGATTCCACAGGGCACCGCGATCATGGTGCGCGGCTACGCCCACGACCCGGACGCGCCCGGGCTGGCCGCCGAACTGATCGCCGAGACGGGCGACAACACCTCCCCCTACGCGGCCTACGCCTGGTATTGCGCGGGCGAGGCGATCCTGGACACCGACCCTGAACTCGCCCGAGAACGCCTCGAAACGGCCTTACACATCGCCGAACTCACCGCGACGACGTTCGTCACCGGCGTCGCGGGCGCGTCGAAGGCCTCGCTGGATGTCCGCGCGGGCAGGTACGACGGCGCCGCCAGCACCTATCCACGCCTCATCCGTCACTGGCGACGCGCGGGCATGTGGGCGACACAGTGGGTGATGCTGCGCTCCATCGCACACCTGCTCGAAGGACTGGGTCGGCCCGAAGACGCCGCACTGCTGGAGGGCGCGATCCGTGCGGCGCCGATCGGACAGCGGCCCAGCGGCGCCGACGGCACCGCGATGGACGAACTCGCGGCGAGGCTGCGCGCGGCCCTCGGCGACGAACGGTACGAAACCGCCCGCCGCCGCGGCGCCGCGATGGACGGCGACAACCTCATCGAATACGTCTCGAGCGCACTCTGA